One genomic region from Rosa rugosa chromosome 1, drRosRugo1.1, whole genome shotgun sequence encodes:
- the LOC133723927 gene encoding linamarin synthase 2-like, with translation MGSTQLGAKELHAVCVPFPTQGHVNPMMQLAKLLHSRGFRITFVNTEFNHRRLIRSRGSDSVKGLPDFQFETIPDGLPPSDKDGTQDIPALCDSTRKTCLSPFKELVTKLNSSSEVPQITCIVSDGLTGFGREVAKELGIPEVQFWTASACGFMAYLQYSELIKRGIVPFKDENFMQDGTLDKPIDWIPGMKNMRLKDIPSFIRVTNVNDIMFDFQGTEAQNCLKSSAIILNTFDEFEHDVLEEILAMFPNIYTIGPLGLVGRHVLENKLVKSLSSGLWKEDAKCLEWLDKQKPDSVVYVNYGSITMMTDQHLKEFAWGLANSKHHFLWIVRPDVVKGDSVLLSEEFFEEIKDRGYIASWCPQEQVLAHPSVGVFLTHCGWNSTIESISEGVPVICWPFFAEQQTNCRFLCTDWGIGMEVNNDVKRDEIKALVKEMLDGEKGMKMRQKAKEWKKKAIEATAIGGSSYNNFDKLIKEALHKE, from the exons ATGGGTTCGACACAGTTAGGAGCCAAAGAACTCCATGCAGTCTGTGTCCCCTTCCCAACACAAGGCCATGTTAACCCCATGATGCAATTAGCCAAGCTTCTGCACTCCAGGGGATTCCGCATAACTTTTGTCAACACCGAGTTCAACCACCGGCGTTTAATCCGCTCCAGAGGTTCCGACTCTGTCAAGGGACTACCGGACTTCCAATTCGAGACCATACCGGACGGGTTGCCACCTTCAGATAAAGATGGAACACAAGATATCCCGGCTTTATGTGACTCCACTAGGAAAACATGTCTAAGCCCTTTCAAGGAGCTGGTGACTAAGCTCAATTCCTCATCTGAAGTGCCACAGATTACTTGTATAGTTTCTGATGGTCTCACGGGATTTGGGAGGGAAGTTGCTAAGGAACTAGGGATTCCTGAGGTTCAGTTTTGGACTGCTTCTGCTTGTGGCTTCATGGCGTACCTGCAATACAGCGAACTCATCAAACGAGGCATTGTGCCATTTAAAG ATGAAAATTTCATGCAAGATGGTACACTCGACAAGCCAATTGATTGGATCCCAGGCATGAAGAATATGAGGCTCAAGGACATCCCTAGCTTTATCAGAGTCACTAATGTCAATGACATAATGTTCGACTTCCAGGGAACCGAAGCACAAAACTGTTTGAAATCCTCTGCAATCATCCTCAACACGTTTGACGAATTTGAGCATGATGTGTTAGAAGAAATCTTAGCCATGTTTCCCAACATTTACACAATAGGTCCACTTGGTTTGGTTGGTAGGCACGTGCTTGAAAACAAATTGGTCAAGTCCCTCAGCTCAGGCTTATGGAAAGAGGATGCAAAATGCCTCGAATGGCTTGACAAACAGAAACCCGATTCAgttgtatatgtgaattatgggAGCATAACTATGATGACAGACCAACATTTAAAAGAATTTGCATGGGGGCTTGCAAATAGCAAGCACCATTTTTTGTGGATTGTTAGGCCTGATGTGGTAAAAGGGGATTCGGTTCTCTTGTCCGAAGAATTTTTCGAGGAGATTAAGGATAGGGGTTACATAGCAAGTTGGTGTCCACAGGAGCAAGTTCTAGCACATCCATCGGTCGGGGTTTTTCTAACTCATTGTGGTTGGAATTCTACTATTGAATCTATATCAGAGGGTGTGCCTGTAATTTGCTGGCCTTTCTTTGCTGAGCAACAGACGAATTGTCGTTTCCTGTGTACTGATTGGGGGATAGGTATGGAGGTGAACAATGATGTTAAACGCGACGAGATTAAAGCACTTGTTAAGGAAATGCTGGACGGGGAAAAAGGCATGAAGATGAGGCAAAAGGCAAAGGAATGGAAAAAGAAAGCAATTGAAGCTACTGCTATTGGAGGATCATCTTACAATAATTTTGACAAATTGATTAAGGAGGCTCTTCATAAGGAATAA